A part of Thermococcus sp. SY098 genomic DNA contains:
- a CDS encoding metallophosphoesterase, producing MVRIGILSDTHYPDKTSYLPNLIFEKFQEDNVELIIHAGDLTSPSVKEVLENVAPVVAVRGNLDELIFPEERILEVEELKIGIIHGHQFLSLDTQTLKYKALDMEVDILIFGHTHRFFYEVYEFMGKKIALLNPGSPTVPRRSDPTFVIAEIKDRNLHFNIFKPWKTQWQYP from the coding sequence ATGGTTCGGATTGGTATTTTAAGTGATACCCATTATCCAGATAAGACCTCCTATCTCCCAAATCTAATTTTTGAAAAATTTCAAGAAGATAATGTGGAGCTCATTATTCATGCTGGAGATTTAACATCTCCAAGCGTTAAAGAGGTCTTGGAGAATGTTGCTCCTGTTGTTGCTGTTAGAGGAAACTTAGATGAGCTAATTTTTCCTGAAGAAAGAATCTTAGAAGTGGAAGAACTCAAAATTGGAATTATTCATGGACATCAGTTTCTTTCCTTGGATACCCAGACGCTTAAGTATAAAGCCCTTGACATGGAGGTTGACATTTTGATCTTTGGACACACTCACAGGTTCTTCTACGAGGTCTATGAATTCATGGGAAAAAAGATAGCTCTCTTAAACCCCGGCTCTCCAACGGTGCCAAGGAGGAGTGATCCGACTTTTGTAATTGCGGAGATCAAAGATAGAAATCTCCATTTCAATATCTTCAAGCCTTGGAAAACTCAATGGCAATATCCATAG
- a CDS encoding transcription initiation factor IIB, which produces MISAEDFKKCPVCGSVRLIYDPERGEIVCTACGYVVAQNIIDSGPEWRAFDADQRVKRGRVGAPMTMMIHDKGLSSTIDWKNKDIHGHDISGTMRAKMYRLRKWQRRIRVSDAAERNLAFALSELDRMASQLGLPRNIKEMAAALYRKAVMERLIRGRSIEGVTAACLYAACRMAKVPRTLDEIEEVARVDKKEIGRSYRFIARELHLRLTPTSPIDYVSRFADQLGLSERTKNRAVKILQKAIKLGLTSGRGPMGVAAAALYIASVLEGEKKTQREVAEVAHVTEVTVRNRYKELVERLNIRLSL; this is translated from the coding sequence TTGATTTCTGCCGAAGACTTTAAGAAATGTCCTGTCTGTGGGTCAGTTAGGCTTATCTACGACCCCGAAAGAGGAGAAATCGTGTGCACAGCATGCGGTTATGTGGTTGCTCAGAACATAATTGATTCGGGTCCAGAGTGGAGAGCATTTGATGCCGATCAAAGGGTGAAGAGGGGCAGAGTTGGGGCTCCAATGACAATGATGATTCATGATAAGGGTCTTTCCAGCACAATTGATTGGAAGAACAAAGACATTCATGGTCACGATATCTCCGGTACAATGAGGGCAAAAATGTATCGTCTTAGGAAATGGCAGAGGAGAATTAGGGTCAGTGATGCTGCAGAGAGAAATCTGGCATTTGCTTTAAGTGAATTGGATAGAATGGCATCCCAACTGGGCCTTCCAAGAAATATCAAAGAGATGGCGGCTGCTCTTTATCGAAAAGCTGTTATGGAAAGGCTCATAAGGGGGAGGTCAATTGAAGGAGTGACAGCTGCCTGTTTGTATGCAGCATGTAGAATGGCAAAAGTCCCAAGAACCTTAGATGAAATTGAAGAAGTTGCGAGGGTTGACAAGAAGGAAATAGGCAGGAGCTACAGATTTATAGCAAGGGAGCTTCATTTAAGGCTTACTCCAACGAGTCCAATCGATTATGTAAGTAGATTTGCTGATCAGCTGGGTTTGAGCGAAAGAACAAAAAATAGGGCGGTTAAGATACTTCAAAAAGCCATTAAACTTGGCCTTACCAGCGGGAGAGGTCCTATGGGGGTTGCTGCCGCTGCATTATATATTGCGAGCGTTCTTGAAGGAGAGAAAAAGACTCAGAGAGAGGTTGCTGAAGTAGCTCACGTAACTGAAGTTACTGTGAGAAACAGATACAAGGAACTTGTAGAAAGACTTAACATAAGATTAAGCCTATAA
- a CDS encoding Gar1/Naf1 family protein — protein MKRLGRVSHYAKQGFLILRSNWIPSLNDPVVDKDLQLVGIVKDVFGPVKMPYIAVKPRVKAPEKYVGQVLYIDERKRKKETQKKKGKKFKRKRPAPRRRG, from the coding sequence ATGAAGCGTTTAGGTAGGGTTTCTCATTATGCAAAGCAGGGTTTTCTGATACTCCGTTCTAATTGGATCCCATCATTAAACGATCCAGTTGTGGATAAGGATCTTCAGCTTGTGGGCATCGTTAAGGATGTATTTGGCCCAGTGAAGATGCCATATATAGCGGTAAAGCCAAGGGTAAAGGCTCCTGAGAAGTATGTTGGACAGGTTCTTTACATTGACGAGAGAAAGAGAAAGAAAGAGACTCAGAAAAAGAAAGGAAAAAAATTCAAGAGAAAGCGCCCTGCCCCCAGAAGGAGGGGGTGA
- a CDS encoding RuvB-like helicase, which yields MAVIEEIAKVSFERVGSHSHIKGLGLDENGKAKFIADGMVGQIKAREAAGIAVKLIKKGKLAGKGILLVGPTGSGKTAIAIGIAKELGEDVPFVQISGSEIYSAEIKKTEFLKQALRRAIGVRISEERKVYEGKVERIEIRRTRHPFNPYVEIPESVILTLRTKDDEKTIRAGREIAYQLLDLGIEEGDVIQIDAESGRISKIGTTKEEEGIFLKKKVEMPSGPVLKIKEFTYTVTLHDLDVVNARAGGIFTLIFGGGLEITDEVRERVDETVKGWVEEGKAVLVPGVLFIDECHMLDIEAFSFLARAMESELAPILILATNRGKTKIRGTDIEAPHGIPIDMLDRLLIINTEPYKKDEIREIVKIRAREEGIDISDEAIEYLAELGEKTSLRYAVQLLAPSSIIAQGQKVKKEHIMKAQEYFADIKRSISYVEKLEGMLR from the coding sequence ATGGCAGTTATAGAGGAAATTGCAAAGGTAAGCTTCGAGAGAGTAGGAAGTCATTCCCATATCAAAGGTCTCGGACTGGATGAAAATGGAAAGGCAAAGTTCATTGCAGATGGCATGGTCGGGCAGATTAAGGCAAGAGAAGCCGCTGGAATTGCAGTTAAGCTAATAAAGAAGGGCAAACTTGCTGGAAAGGGCATACTCCTTGTTGGGCCAACCGGAAGCGGAAAAACCGCAATCGCCATAGGTATTGCCAAAGAGCTTGGCGAAGATGTACCATTCGTTCAAATCTCTGGAAGTGAGATATACTCGGCTGAAATAAAGAAGACGGAATTCCTGAAACAGGCACTGAGGAGAGCTATAGGAGTTAGAATAAGTGAGGAGAGGAAGGTGTACGAAGGGAAGGTCGAAAGAATTGAAATCAGAAGAACACGACATCCCTTCAATCCATATGTTGAGATTCCGGAATCTGTGATACTGACGCTTAGAACAAAAGACGATGAAAAAACGATTAGGGCAGGAAGGGAGATTGCATACCAACTCCTCGATCTTGGAATTGAAGAGGGTGATGTAATCCAGATCGATGCAGAAAGTGGAAGAATTTCGAAAATCGGAACAACAAAGGAAGAAGAAGGAATCTTCCTAAAGAAAAAGGTTGAAATGCCAAGTGGTCCGGTGCTGAAAATTAAGGAGTTTACATATACGGTTACACTTCACGACCTGGATGTTGTAAACGCAAGAGCCGGAGGAATATTTACCCTGATCTTTGGAGGGGGATTGGAGATAACAGACGAGGTCAGGGAAAGGGTTGATGAGACCGTTAAGGGATGGGTGGAAGAAGGGAAAGCCGTGCTCGTTCCGGGCGTATTGTTCATTGATGAGTGCCATATGCTTGATATAGAGGCATTTTCATTCCTTGCAAGAGCTATGGAAAGTGAGCTGGCACCGATTTTGATCCTTGCAACCAACAGGGGAAAGACAAAGATTAGAGGAACTGACATTGAAGCCCCCCATGGTATTCCAATTGACATGCTGGATAGACTGCTTATCATCAACACAGAACCTTACAAAAAAGATGAAATCAGAGAAATCGTGAAAATTAGAGCCAGAGAGGAAGGCATCGATATAAGCGATGAAGCAATTGAGTACCTCGCAGAGCTCGGAGAAAAAACAAGTCTGAGGTATGCTGTTCAGTTGCTTGCCCCTTCAAGCATAATTGCCCAAGGACAGAAAGTCAAAAAAGAGCACATAATGAAAGCACAGGAATACTTTGCTGACATAAAAAGAAGCATTAGTTATGTGGAGAAACTTGAGGGCATGCTCCGCTGA
- a CDS encoding PIN domain-containing protein: MEIIVDKPEVQILLNLLPDDAVVSYPLYGNFPLLKFRREGYGYKIEALTQPEDFSRILSEKKDSFHDLPTYRDFHECVLASGILKYSNLDDFEKHLESYALLSKRVIFALDTNIFYHRFVSSYTPLQRYELAVVDVVIWEIEQSMNYKYHLGHINALKRILPNSYLLDEFHNRRMKKSRKAAYIALKEFKALKDRIIEVRRVHEESGTNDELIVKSLKQFDKETPSLVVLLTADIAMTDIAELEGVEYFLFEYPHEKISTHHATPYQMRTLLFNLAAVFGVIRVEDVLIFGEFGGKVKLNDLKLKFLKNSIYHEFTFHLKLSRKLKELKIER; the protein is encoded by the coding sequence GTGGAAATTATTGTCGATAAGCCTGAAGTTCAAATTCTGCTCAACCTTCTTCCCGACGATGCCGTTGTTTCATATCCACTTTATGGGAACTTTCCTCTTTTGAAGTTCAGAAGAGAAGGGTATGGATACAAGATAGAGGCTTTGACACAGCCAGAGGATTTTTCTCGAATTCTGTCAGAGAAAAAGGACAGTTTCCACGACCTCCCAACCTACAGAGATTTTCATGAGTGCGTTTTAGCTTCTGGTATTCTAAAATACAGCAATCTGGACGATTTTGAAAAACATCTGGAAAGCTATGCACTCTTAAGCAAAAGAGTTATCTTTGCTTTGGATACGAATATTTTCTATCACAGGTTCGTGTCCTCTTACACCCCTCTCCAGAGGTATGAGCTTGCAGTGGTTGATGTTGTTATCTGGGAAATTGAACAGTCAATGAACTATAAGTACCATTTGGGGCACATAAATGCTTTGAAACGCATTCTCCCTAACTCATACCTTCTGGATGAATTCCACAACAGGAGGATGAAAAAATCAAGAAAAGCCGCATATATTGCTCTTAAGGAATTTAAAGCATTAAAGGATAGGATAATAGAAGTTAGAAGGGTTCACGAAGAGTCGGGAACTAATGATGAGCTTATTGTTAAATCACTTAAGCAGTTCGACAAAGAAACGCCTTCCCTTGTAGTTCTTTTAACAGCGGATATTGCGATGACAGACATAGCGGAGCTTGAAGGGGTTGAATATTTCCTATTTGAGTATCCTCATGAAAAGATTTCAACTCATCATGCAACTCCGTACCAGATGAGAACTCTGCTCTTTAACCTTGCAGCGGTGTTTGGTGTAATACGGGTTGAAGATGTCCTGATTTTTGGAGAATTTGGCGGAAAGGTAAAGCTAAACGATCTTAAGCTGAAATTCTTAAAAAACTCAATCTACCATGAGTTCACATTCCACCTAAAGCTCAGCAGGAAGCTGAAAGAACTAAAAATAGAAAGGTAG
- a CDS encoding DUF2284 domain-containing protein: MKIIYEKEIDTGSIVVSPRPVWKCRTCPVYGKSPSCPPHAPSWKESKEWIKHFKKALLLKFQLDYEDFEEEKRKVLLYLLQKEEELFRKGNPYVLALFPGNCNLCEVCEFEKSGHCRMPTKVRPSIDAIGIELSKIVDLNFGESVLYGLILVE, translated from the coding sequence ATGAAGATCATATACGAAAAGGAAATAGACACTGGGAGTATTGTTGTCTCTCCCAGACCCGTCTGGAAATGTAGAACCTGTCCAGTTTATGGTAAAAGCCCTTCGTGCCCCCCACATGCTCCTTCTTGGAAAGAAAGTAAAGAATGGATAAAGCATTTTAAGAAAGCCCTTCTGCTCAAGTTCCAGCTTGACTATGAGGACTTTGAGGAAGAAAAGAGGAAAGTCTTGTTGTATCTGCTTCAGAAAGAAGAGGAACTTTTTAGAAAAGGGAATCCCTATGTGTTAGCTCTCTTTCCAGGAAACTGCAATCTCTGTGAGGTGTGTGAGTTTGAAAAGAGCGGACACTGCAGGATGCCAACAAAGGTAAGACCCTCCATTGATGCTATAGGAATAGAGCTTTCCAAAATTGTTGATCTGAACTTTGGCGAAAGTGTTTTGTATGGGTTGATATTAGTAGAGTAA
- a CDS encoding 3-oxoacyl-ACP reductase family protein: protein MELAGKVALVTGASRGIGRAIAVALAQKGANVVINYVRNEEEAERTEELCKEYGVETLVVKADVSNKEEVRKMVERVIKKFGRIDILVNNAGILGNSINPMEITEEEWDKVISINLKGAFLVIQEVLRYMKKGKIVNIASIAGKNGGTVGAHYAASKGGLIALTFNLARHLAPNILVNAVAPGPVDTELIPPEIKEKLRKLSLTGEIAKPEDVAHAVIFLLENDHITGELIDVNGGRLMD from the coding sequence ATGGAGCTTGCCGGTAAGGTTGCCCTTGTTACCGGAGCATCAAGGGGAATTGGGCGGGCAATAGCAGTTGCATTGGCACAAAAAGGGGCAAATGTAGTGATAAATTATGTTCGCAATGAAGAGGAAGCAGAGAGAACTGAAGAGTTGTGTAAGGAATATGGTGTCGAAACACTGGTTGTAAAAGCTGATGTAAGCAACAAGGAAGAAGTAAGAAAAATGGTGGAACGCGTTATTAAAAAATTCGGCAGAATAGACATCCTGGTTAACAATGCTGGCATTCTTGGAAATTCTATAAACCCCATGGAGATAACAGAAGAGGAGTGGGATAAGGTAATAAGCATAAACCTAAAAGGTGCTTTTCTGGTTATCCAAGAGGTTCTGAGATATATGAAAAAAGGGAAGATCGTGAACATAGCATCAATCGCAGGAAAAAACGGGGGAACCGTTGGGGCACACTATGCTGCTTCAAAAGGCGGTCTTATAGCCCTAACTTTTAACTTAGCAAGACACTTAGCACCAAACATTTTGGTGAATGCAGTTGCACCGGGTCCGGTTGATACAGAGCTTATACCTCCAGAAATAAAGGAGAAGCTCAGAAAGCTTTCCTTAACTGGGGAGATAGCAAAGCCGGAAGATGTCGCTCATGCTGTGATTTTTCTCTTAGAGAACGACCACATAACTGGGGAGCTCATAGATGTGAACGGCGGCAGGCTGATGGATTGA
- a CDS encoding YbhB/YbcL family Raf kinase inhibitor-like protein — protein MRELLVLFISAFVLTSGCIGHGDDRMSLKVTSVFKNGETIPSRYTCEGLDINPPLKIEDISDKAVSIAIIVDDPDAPIGTFVHWVAWNIPPVKEIPEGIPKKGVVESPIYVVQGRNDFGRIGYNGPCPPRGHGIHHYHFKIYVLDTQLNLKPGATKRDLENAIKGHIIQYGELIGIYERK, from the coding sequence ATGAGGGAGCTACTTGTCCTGTTTATTTCAGCTTTTGTTTTGACATCGGGGTGTATAGGACATGGAGATGATAGGATGAGTCTTAAGGTGACTTCAGTTTTTAAGAACGGTGAGACAATTCCAAGCAGATACACTTGTGAAGGATTGGACATTAATCCGCCCCTAAAAATTGAAGACATCAGTGACAAAGCCGTCAGTATTGCAATAATCGTTGACGATCCTGACGCCCCAATAGGGACTTTTGTCCACTGGGTTGCATGGAACATCCCTCCCGTCAAGGAAATACCCGAGGGTATACCCAAAAAAGGCGTTGTCGAATCCCCAATATATGTTGTCCAAGGAAGGAATGATTTCGGGAGAATTGGATACAACGGTCCCTGTCCTCCTCGCGGACACGGGATTCACCATTACCACTTTAAGATCTACGTTCTTGACACCCAGCTGAATTTGAAGCCTGGGGCTACTAAGAGAGATCTGGAAAATGCCATAAAAGGACATATTATCCAATATGGCGAACTTATTGGTATTTACGAACGGAAATAA
- a CDS encoding DUF257 family protein — protein sequence MVEKISYLMEHFSKIKPGEIVLIEYTPDSFYPIAFYVLATYSLKLGLPLLIDDVLDTLHLYKTYLDFAGLDTNFLYSKDVFVLKIGGHKEVGNVVSEIRLTGEFYIQYENYKAAFDSILSQRDFFINIVLGFDRLTELYPSYQRYLFLLTRTHYLGNKRRTAFYFVNRELLKKTPLVLPIFEEISTSVVRLEKENNTTLVTFLKSPYPSLIGSQFEFSTEEMLNYLKEGLQDGSF from the coding sequence GTGGTAGAAAAGATTTCATACTTGATGGAACATTTTTCAAAGATCAAACCAGGAGAGATCGTTCTTATAGAGTACACACCCGATTCATTTTACCCTATAGCGTTCTATGTCCTTGCTACATACTCATTGAAGCTTGGACTCCCTCTCCTAATCGATGATGTCTTAGACACACTACATCTTTATAAGACGTATCTCGATTTTGCAGGTCTGGATACGAATTTTTTATATAGTAAAGATGTCTTTGTGCTAAAAATTGGAGGACATAAAGAAGTTGGCAACGTGGTCTCTGAAATCAGACTTACCGGTGAGTTCTACATTCAGTATGAAAACTATAAGGCAGCTTTTGATTCAATACTGAGCCAGAGAGATTTCTTTATAAACATAGTCCTTGGATTCGACAGGTTGACAGAGCTTTATCCTTCTTACCAGCGCTATCTGTTCCTTCTTACCCGAACACATTACCTCGGGAATAAACGAAGGACAGCCTTTTATTTTGTTAACAGAGAACTGTTAAAGAAAACACCTCTTGTGCTACCAATTTTTGAAGAGATATCAACAAGTGTCGTAAGACTTGAGAAAGAAAACAACACTACCCTGGTGACGTTTCTAAAGTCGCCCTATCCTTCACTTATTGGTTCCCAATTCGAATTCAGCACAGAGGAAATGCTGAACTACCTGAAGGAGGGACTTCAAGATGGAAGTTTTTGA
- a CDS encoding DUF257 family protein, producing the protein MEVFELLESFKRGETVLFLYPPISPSYTLLKKVVEYCKKKGLDLYVADIFDMLYTYKTQLEYIGVELDLNDDRISVIKEGGKIHVGNVLSRISVDEDAAIHLRKYAEVFESSLQDREFVFDVTLGFDKLLAFYSESPKDLNMILMAVKDFVGNKKRTAIYFVNQEVVANIGNALEFLIDSATSVIKLEKDADGWYIRVVKSPKIEIVGAKVKI; encoded by the coding sequence ATGGAAGTTTTTGAACTACTTGAGAGCTTTAAACGGGGAGAAACGGTTCTATTTCTATACCCCCCTATTTCCCCGTCGTACACTCTTCTGAAAAAGGTGGTGGAATACTGCAAGAAAAAGGGTCTGGATCTTTATGTGGCGGACATATTTGACATGCTGTACACATACAAAACGCAGTTGGAGTACATAGGAGTAGAACTCGATCTCAATGACGATAGAATATCTGTTATCAAAGAAGGGGGCAAGATACATGTGGGGAACGTTCTTAGCAGAATCAGCGTAGATGAAGACGCAGCAATTCACCTGCGAAAATACGCGGAAGTATTTGAGAGCTCACTGCAAGACAGGGAATTCGTCTTTGATGTAACGCTTGGATTTGATAAGCTCTTAGCATTCTACTCAGAAAGTCCAAAAGATTTGAATATGATCCTGATGGCAGTTAAGGATTTCGTTGGAAACAAAAAACGTACTGCGATATATTTCGTTAATCAGGAAGTTGTCGCAAATATAGGGAATGCCCTGGAATTCCTGATAGATTCAGCAACTTCTGTGATAAAACTCGAAAAAGATGCGGATGGATGGTATATCCGGGTCGTAAAGTCTCCAAAAATAGAGATAGTGGGAGCAAAAGTCAAAATTTAA
- a CDS encoding cytochrome c biogenesis protein CcdA has product MKDEVKTLLLIISLSFGLTILVLSLVNLQSMIFPLISLAVSDSINPCTFVIYTMFLIALSLKEGISKRKIYEIGMAFVVAIYISYYILGIGLVVFTKSIPTWIAGVVSLIFGFYTFFTGYFEKSRVAGKKNVRKSIFRQEATLFGAFALGVMVSFTLLPCSAGSYLIYAILISKIGRTLTWILLGLYNLIFVLPLLIILFTVGSIAESKSLSQKIVRRSRELSMIAGFVLMLLGVYVLFLY; this is encoded by the coding sequence GTGAAGGATGAAGTCAAAACCCTTCTGTTAATAATTTCTTTATCTTTTGGGCTAACTATTCTGGTGCTTTCTCTCGTAAACCTTCAATCGATGATATTCCCTCTTATTTCTCTGGCAGTGTCGGATTCTATAAATCCATGTACGTTCGTCATCTATACCATGTTCCTCATTGCCCTGTCACTCAAAGAGGGAATTTCAAAAAGGAAAATTTATGAAATAGGCATGGCGTTTGTAGTTGCAATTTACATATCCTACTACATTCTTGGGATTGGACTTGTTGTGTTTACAAAGAGCATCCCCACATGGATAGCGGGAGTTGTCTCTCTAATTTTCGGTTTTTATACATTCTTTACCGGATACTTTGAGAAGTCAAGAGTTGCAGGAAAGAAAAATGTCAGAAAATCTATCTTCAGACAGGAAGCAACGTTATTTGGGGCATTTGCCTTAGGCGTGATGGTTTCATTTACTCTCCTGCCGTGTTCTGCTGGAAGCTATCTTATATATGCGATTTTGATTTCAAAGATTGGAAGAACATTGACCTGGATTCTCTTGGGGCTCTACAACCTCATATTTGTCCTGCCGCTCCTCATAATCCTTTTTACAGTGGGCAGTATAGCTGAAAGTAAAAGTCTATCCCAGAAAATCGTTAGAAGATCAAGGGAGCTTTCAATGATAGCTGGTTTTGTCTTAATGCTCCTTGGTGTTTATGTTCTATTCCTCTATTAA
- a CDS encoding thioredoxin family protein, producing the protein MKRIVAGVVFAVVILGVFATLCISNNNTTGSPSDMQSSSVNTQTQSQNQIDVSKLHFYMFGLATCPHCKKMKQLLPEAFGKNSLTYYELQGNDHNSNLFSELYSMLGVTGVPVIGIFYDNRLVAIVEGEIPEPSKNVPIIVETAIKEKGVLFIADKTYLIPLNQTETIKKLENIFMNGEPSEG; encoded by the coding sequence ATGAAAAGGATCGTTGCTGGAGTAGTTTTCGCTGTGGTTATCCTTGGTGTGTTTGCCACTCTATGTATTTCAAATAACAATACTACGGGTTCCCCATCGGACATGCAGAGCTCATCTGTGAATACACAAACTCAGTCACAAAATCAAATTGATGTTTCAAAGCTCCACTTTTACATGTTTGGACTTGCAACATGTCCCCACTGTAAGAAAATGAAACAGTTATTGCCAGAGGCTTTTGGAAAAAACTCACTCACCTACTATGAACTCCAGGGGAATGATCACAACAGCAATCTTTTTTCTGAGCTATATTCTATGCTCGGTGTTACTGGAGTTCCTGTTATAGGAATATTCTATGATAACCGCTTGGTGGCTATTGTTGAAGGAGAAATTCCAGAACCTTCCAAAAATGTCCCGATAATCGTGGAGACTGCAATAAAGGAGAAAGGAGTTCTTTTTATAGCTGACAAAACATATTTGATACCGTTAAATCAAACAGAAACTATTAAGAAGCTTGAAAATATTTTCATGAATGGTGAGCCAAGTGAAGGATGA
- a CDS encoding CBS domain-containing protein, with protein sequence MSEVEKALQTFHSLKVKQVMPPLASMPIVTKDSPVVDVLKLLRTRHHVWVVNNRDEMKLEGVIRYINIVDVLLPPELQKARLGNISHLFKSILGGADRAEHVMERNVLTINEDASVLEALTKMKRYKVPLLAIIDENGKLVGEISLRILVNEFMRLMRIGGAQWSQSGSSSQSE encoded by the coding sequence ATGAGTGAGGTTGAAAAGGCACTTCAGACATTCCACTCATTAAAAGTCAAACAAGTGATGCCTCCATTAGCTTCAATGCCAATTGTGACAAAAGACTCCCCAGTAGTTGACGTCTTAAAATTGCTCAGAACCCGACATCATGTATGGGTGGTCAATAACAGAGATGAGATGAAGCTTGAGGGAGTTATCAGATACATCAACATTGTGGATGTTCTCTTACCTCCCGAGCTTCAGAAAGCAAGACTTGGAAACATCAGTCATCTCTTCAAATCCATCCTTGGAGGGGCAGATCGGGCAGAACATGTAATGGAGCGCAACGTTCTTACAATAAACGAGGATGCAAGTGTCCTTGAAGCATTAACAAAGATGAAACGATACAAAGTACCTTTACTGGCAATCATTGACGAAAATGGGAAACTTGTAGGAGAAATAAGCCTCAGGATACTGGTCAACGAGTTTATGAGACTGATGCGCATAGGTGGTGCCCAATGGAGCCAGAGTGGATCCTCTTCACAATCGGAGTAG
- a CDS encoding cation:proton antiporter, which yields MEPEWILFTIGVALIVGKIGDNIMERFELPGVLGEILMGMILGNLIYFGVISPEYLTLHSNETFEFLAKLGIIFLLFLGGLDTDMEMIKRTGKVATVSTLMGVFAPLIMGYFGLKLMGYPSREAFAGGVLLTATSIGITVRVMMDLGVLRSEVGAASLSASVMDDFLGIALIIFAVGTGSILGLIGKMTAFFIITGVVAWYSIDKYIRFSEWLHVEKGVLAMVLALMFLFSALAEKWFAAAIEGAFMAGLVLSKLPEGRKIAEDVKAIGYGFLIPIFFVYTGAMLDLKVFMSRDALALAAVLTSIAVIGKVVGRGIGAMMMGWNFKKSLQMGIGSIPRTEVALVDLMVAIHGGAIPQSDAQKFIAATLIFITVSVLITPPLLKWAFKEDVEKMKKKKAEIRKEKVKETKRKIAEIRQS from the coding sequence ATGGAGCCAGAGTGGATCCTCTTCACAATCGGAGTAGCACTAATTGTGGGAAAGATCGGCGACAACATAATGGAGCGTTTTGAGCTTCCAGGTGTTTTGGGAGAAATTCTGATGGGTATGATTTTGGGAAATCTGATATATTTTGGAGTTATCAGTCCAGAGTACTTAACTTTACATTCAAATGAAACTTTCGAGTTTTTGGCAAAGCTTGGGATAATCTTCCTGCTCTTCTTAGGAGGTCTTGACACTGACATGGAAATGATCAAGAGAACCGGAAAAGTTGCCACAGTTTCCACGCTTATGGGTGTATTCGCCCCCTTGATAATGGGGTATTTTGGGCTTAAGTTAATGGGATATCCCTCCAGAGAGGCATTTGCTGGCGGTGTTCTGCTTACAGCAACGAGCATTGGGATAACAGTTAGGGTCATGATGGATTTAGGGGTCTTGAGGAGTGAAGTGGGTGCAGCGTCGCTGAGTGCAAGTGTTATGGACGACTTTCTGGGTATAGCACTGATAATATTTGCCGTTGGAACAGGGAGCATTTTGGGACTAATCGGAAAGATGACTGCTTTCTTTATAATCACAGGTGTCGTCGCATGGTATTCCATCGATAAATACATCCGATTCTCTGAATGGCTTCATGTAGAAAAAGGTGTCTTGGCTATGGTTCTGGCGTTAATGTTCCTCTTCTCCGCACTTGCCGAAAAATGGTTTGCAGCTGCAATTGAAGGTGCATTTATGGCGGGCCTTGTTTTATCAAAGCTCCCAGAAGGGAGAAAAATAGCAGAGGACGTTAAAGCCATCGGATATGGTTTTCTAATCCCAATATTTTTCGTGTACACAGGGGCAATGCTCGATTTAAAGGTTTTTATGAGTAGAGATGCACTGGCATTGGCAGCAGTTCTAACAAGTATAGCTGTAATAGGAAAGGTAGTCGGAAGGGGAATCGGAGCAATGATGATGGGCTGGAACTTTAAGAAGTCTCTTCAGATGGGAATAGGCTCCATCCCAAGAACTGAAGTTGCTCTCGTTGATCTCATGGTTGCAATTCACGGAGGTGCAATACCCCAAAGCGACGCACAAAAGTTTATAGCTGCAACACTTATTTTCATCACCGTTTCTGTGCTGATAACTCCCCCACTGCTGAAATGGGCATTTAAAGAGGATGTTGAGAAAATGAAAAAGAAGAAAGCAGAAATTAGGAAAGAGAAGGTTAAAGAGACTAAGAGAAAAATTGCAGAGATCAGGCAGAGCTGA